In Hyperolius riggenbachi isolate aHypRig1 chromosome 10, aHypRig1.pri, whole genome shotgun sequence, a genomic segment contains:
- the RGS10 gene encoding regulator of G-protein signaling 10 produces MFTRAVTRISRKRPPSEIHITEISKDAPEHNQERTKIWSSSLESLLEDPHGVTAFKDFLKGEFSEENLLFWLACEEFKRTVDQDQMEKRAQHIYNTFLSSKASAQVNVEGQSRIGEQILKEPHPLMFEKLQEQIFNLMKYDSYSRFLKSEKFQNMQSSEENLSARQGESAPKRASRIYNT; encoded by the exons AAATTCACATTACAGAAATCTCTAAAGATGCCCCGGAGCACAACCAGGAAAGAACCAAGATATGGTCCTCGTCTCTGGAAAGCCTGCTGGAAGATCCCCATGGTGTTACCGCTTTTAAG GACTTCTTGAAGGGAGAGTTCAGTGAGGAGAACCTGCTGTTCTGGCTCGCGTGTGAAGAATTCAAGAGGACAGTAGACCAGGATCAG ATGGAGAAACGGGCCCAACACATCTACAACACCTTTCTGTCCAGCAAAGCATCAGCCCAGGTCAACGTTGAGGGGCAGTCACGTATCGGGGAGCAGATCCTGAAGGAGCCACACCCACTGATGTTTGAGAAGCTGCAGGAGCAG ATATTTAACCTCATGAAATATGACAGCTACAGTCGTTTTCTGAAGTCGGAAAAATTCCAGAATATGCAATCATCGGAGGAGAATTTATCTGCCAGACAGGGAGAGTCGGCACCAAAACGAGCGTCGAGAATCTACAACACATGA